In a genomic window of Sutcliffiella sp. FSL R7-0096:
- a CDS encoding 2-oxoglutarate dehydrogenase E1 component, whose translation MSKVEVEQIWERFYGPNMGYVYDMYEKYQHDPESVDGSIRALFEELGPPPGMDSISISAEGSKSDASIQQAVPQTAIKKVISANKLLRNIRELGHLAANINPLHQEPQDDVGFLDVETYGLSKQDLVQIPVDLVWEAAPEAISNAWEAYEHLKRIYTGTIAYEFGHIHDEEEQTWLNSYIENTRIERPFSKEQRVELLERLISVDGFEKFLHKTFVGQKRFSIEGLDMLVPMFDKLIQSGCEDGTKNISIGMAHRGRLNVLAHVLGKPYELIFSEFHHSPNKELVPSEGSRGINFGWSGDVKYHMGADRKVTGEKEQVVRINLAHNPSHLEFVNPVVQGVARASQEDRSEKGYPKQNKQSSFSVLVHGDAAFPGEGVVAETLNLTKLKGYATGGTIHIIANNLLGFTTNFGDSRSTKYASDLAKGYEIPVIHVNADDPESCLAVMVFAYEYRKKFKKDIVIDLIGYRRFGHNEMDDANVTQPLLYEKINNHPVIAEKYGKELVNRGILSEEDVTGKKTEFMQKLQGIFDELRKEDEGNVKIKQVPKPISDQVPELETAVPENVLKSINSNLVKFPETFTVYPKLGRILKKRESLLANANKVDWSLGETLAFASILADGTPIRLTGQDSERGTFSHRHLVLHDNKTGERFIPLHELPEAKASLSLYNSPLSETAVLGFDYGYSVQSPESLVIWEAQFGDFVNVAQVIIDQFIASGRAKWGQKSSLVMLLPHGYEGQGPEHSSGRVERFLNSAAENNWIVANVTSAAQYFHLLRRQAKLTTKEDARPLIVMTPKSLLRNSMTVSEVSELTEGKFKLLVEEKRTGQNKDQVKRLALCTGKVAIDLAAKIDEKGSDEVESLHIARVEQLYPFPQKEVEELAAQFPNLEEIVWVQEEPKNMGAWPVVKANLHEIATDGISVDYIGRPKRSSPATGEPHIHKQEQAWIVEDTVNVDKGHGGENK comes from the coding sequence ATGAGTAAGGTCGAAGTAGAACAAATTTGGGAGCGCTTTTATGGCCCGAATATGGGTTATGTGTATGACATGTATGAAAAGTATCAACATGATCCGGAATCAGTAGACGGATCTATTCGTGCGCTATTTGAGGAGTTGGGTCCACCGCCTGGAATGGATTCCATTTCCATTTCTGCTGAAGGATCAAAAAGTGATGCCAGCATTCAACAAGCAGTGCCACAGACGGCGATTAAAAAGGTTATTTCCGCAAACAAGCTTTTGCGCAATATCCGTGAACTTGGACACCTTGCAGCGAACATCAATCCACTTCACCAAGAACCTCAGGATGATGTTGGGTTTTTGGATGTGGAAACGTATGGGTTAAGCAAGCAGGACCTGGTTCAGATTCCCGTCGACCTTGTGTGGGAAGCTGCACCTGAGGCGATTTCCAACGCGTGGGAGGCATATGAGCATCTTAAACGCATCTATACTGGCACGATCGCGTATGAGTTCGGTCATATCCATGACGAAGAAGAGCAAACATGGCTGAACTCATATATTGAAAATACAAGAATTGAGCGTCCGTTCAGTAAAGAACAACGAGTGGAACTACTCGAAAGATTGATTTCTGTTGATGGCTTTGAGAAGTTTTTACATAAAACATTCGTGGGCCAGAAACGATTTTCCATTGAAGGATTGGACATGCTTGTACCGATGTTCGACAAGCTTATTCAGTCCGGCTGTGAAGATGGAACGAAGAATATCAGCATCGGGATGGCGCACCGTGGCCGTCTGAACGTACTTGCGCATGTGCTTGGCAAGCCGTACGAGCTTATTTTCTCTGAATTCCACCACTCTCCAAACAAGGAGCTTGTACCTTCTGAAGGTTCCCGCGGCATCAATTTTGGTTGGTCCGGGGATGTGAAATACCACATGGGTGCAGACCGTAAAGTTACGGGTGAGAAGGAACAGGTGGTACGCATCAACCTTGCACACAACCCGAGTCACTTGGAGTTCGTGAATCCGGTGGTTCAAGGGGTGGCACGAGCTTCCCAGGAAGACCGTTCGGAAAAAGGGTATCCAAAACAAAATAAACAGTCATCCTTCAGCGTACTTGTACACGGGGATGCAGCGTTCCCTGGTGAAGGTGTCGTAGCAGAAACGTTAAACCTGACGAAGCTGAAAGGCTATGCAACAGGTGGTACGATTCATATCATTGCGAATAACTTGCTTGGATTCACCACAAACTTCGGTGATTCCCGTTCCACGAAATATGCAAGTGACCTTGCAAAAGGATATGAGATTCCGGTTATCCATGTGAATGCCGACGATCCGGAAAGCTGTTTGGCTGTCATGGTGTTTGCTTATGAATACCGCAAGAAATTCAAGAAGGATATCGTGATTGATCTTATTGGTTACCGTCGTTTCGGTCACAACGAAATGGACGATGCCAATGTGACACAACCACTTTTATATGAAAAAATCAACAATCATCCGGTAATTGCAGAAAAGTACGGAAAAGAGCTTGTGAACAGAGGCATCCTTTCGGAAGAGGATGTTACTGGCAAGAAAACGGAATTCATGCAGAAGTTGCAGGGGATTTTCGATGAGCTGCGTAAAGAGGACGAAGGCAATGTGAAAATTAAGCAGGTGCCAAAGCCGATCAGTGATCAGGTACCTGAGCTTGAAACGGCAGTGCCGGAAAATGTGTTGAAGTCCATCAACAGCAACCTTGTGAAGTTCCCGGAAACATTCACCGTTTATCCGAAGCTTGGACGTATTTTGAAAAAGCGTGAAAGCCTGCTTGCAAATGCCAACAAAGTGGATTGGTCTCTTGGGGAAACACTTGCCTTTGCATCCATTCTGGCTGATGGCACGCCGATCCGTCTGACAGGTCAGGATAGTGAGCGCGGAACGTTCTCACATCGTCACCTTGTATTGCATGATAACAAAACGGGAGAGCGCTTCATTCCGTTGCACGAGCTACCGGAAGCAAAAGCTTCCCTATCCCTTTACAACAGTCCGCTATCTGAGACGGCAGTTCTAGGTTTTGATTACGGATATAGTGTCCAGTCACCTGAATCCCTTGTGATTTGGGAAGCACAGTTTGGGGATTTCGTAAACGTGGCGCAAGTAATCATTGACCAGTTCATCGCATCCGGAAGAGCGAAATGGGGCCAAAAATCAAGTCTGGTAATGCTTCTGCCACATGGTTATGAAGGACAAGGACCTGAGCACTCCAGTGGTCGCGTGGAGCGTTTCCTGAACTCTGCTGCAGAAAACAACTGGATTGTTGCGAACGTGACAAGTGCGGCGCAATACTTCCACCTTTTAAGAAGACAGGCAAAGCTGACGACAAAAGAGGATGCAAGACCGCTTATCGTCATGACACCCAAGAGCTTATTGCGTAACTCGATGACTGTTTCAGAGGTATCTGAGTTGACGGAAGGCAAGTTCAAGCTATTAGTGGAAGAAAAGCGTACAGGGCAAAATAAAGACCAAGTGAAACGCCTTGCTTTATGCACAGGTAAAGTGGCGATTGATCTTGCAGCTAAAATTGATGAAAAGGGCAGTGACGAAGTGGAGTCCCTTCACATCGCACGTGTCGAGCAACTATACCCATTCCCTCAAAAGGAAGTGGAAGAGCTTGCTGCGCAATTCCCTAACCTAGAAGAAATCGTATGGGTTCAAGAAGAGCCGAAGAACATGGGAGCTTGGCCGGTTGTCAAAGCGAACCTTCATGAAATTGCAACAGACGGCATCTCTGTGGACTATATCGGGCGTCCGAAACGCTCCAGTCCGGCAACAGGGGAGCCACATATTCATAAACAAGAACAAGCTTGGATCGTCGAAGATACAGTGAACGTAGACAAAGGGCATGGAGGGGAAAACAAATGA
- the odhB gene encoding 2-oxoglutarate dehydrogenase complex dihydrolipoyllysine-residue succinyltransferase, with product MIEIKVPELAESITEGTIAEWTVKTGDAIEKGETIAELETDKVNVEIKSDFSGVIQELLAEPGDNVVVGQVIAKLGEEGASAASEAAPKEAPKAEEAPKAEPAKETAPAVEDKRTGKSRTVASPAARKKARELGIDLDEVSYRDPMGRVRVEDVEAHNQAKNAPNVEAPSKPAAAPSKPAAAASAQDDARVERIKMSRRRQTIAKRLVEAQHTAAMLTTFNEVDMTAVMDVRNRRKDAFFKKNGVKLGFMSFFTKAVIGALKSFPLLNAEIQGDEILLKKFYDIGVAVSTEEGLVVPVVRDADKLSFAGIEKEIGDLGKKARDNALGLKDLQGGTFTITNGGIFGSLYSTPILNTPQVGILGMHTIQRRPVVVDDNDTVEVRPMMYIALSYDHRIVDGKDAVQFLVRVKQLLEDPEDLLLEG from the coding sequence ATGATCGAAATTAAAGTGCCAGAACTAGCAGAATCTATCACAGAAGGTACGATAGCAGAATGGACAGTAAAAACAGGTGATGCCATTGAAAAGGGAGAAACAATCGCAGAACTTGAAACAGATAAAGTGAACGTTGAAATTAAAAGTGACTTCAGTGGGGTAATCCAAGAGCTTTTGGCTGAGCCGGGCGACAATGTTGTCGTTGGCCAGGTTATTGCAAAGCTAGGGGAAGAAGGCGCAAGCGCTGCTTCTGAAGCGGCACCAAAAGAAGCACCTAAAGCGGAAGAGGCTCCTAAAGCTGAACCAGCTAAAGAAACAGCACCAGCTGTAGAGGATAAGCGAACCGGCAAGTCCAGAACAGTAGCTTCTCCGGCAGCGCGCAAAAAAGCAAGAGAGCTTGGCATTGATCTTGATGAAGTTTCCTACCGTGACCCAATGGGCCGCGTTCGTGTAGAAGATGTGGAAGCACACAACCAAGCTAAGAATGCACCAAATGTTGAAGCTCCATCCAAACCGGCAGCTGCACCATCTAAACCAGCTGCAGCAGCATCGGCTCAAGATGACGCACGCGTAGAACGCATCAAAATGAGCAGAAGACGCCAAACAATCGCAAAGCGCCTAGTGGAAGCACAGCACACAGCAGCAATGCTAACTACTTTCAACGAGGTTGATATGACGGCAGTGATGGACGTGCGTAACCGTCGCAAAGATGCTTTCTTCAAAAAGAATGGCGTTAAACTAGGTTTCATGTCCTTCTTCACAAAAGCCGTTATCGGCGCGCTTAAATCTTTCCCATTATTAAATGCGGAGATTCAAGGCGACGAAATCCTGTTGAAGAAGTTCTATGATATCGGAGTTGCGGTTTCAACAGAAGAAGGCCTAGTCGTACCAGTTGTACGTGACGCTGACAAACTAAGCTTTGCAGGTATCGAAAAAGAAATCGGTGACCTTGGTAAAAAGGCCCGTGACAACGCATTGGGACTAAAAGATCTTCAAGGTGGAACGTTCACGATAACAAACGGTGGAATCTTCGGTTCCCTTTATTCCACTCCAATCCTGAACACTCCACAGGTTGGTATCCTTGGAATGCACACGATCCAACGCCGTCCAGTCGTGGTGGATGATAACGATACAGTTGAAGTTAGACCGATGATGTACATCGCACTTTCTTACGACCACCGTATCGTCGATGGAAAAGATGCTGTACAGTTCTTAGTGAGAGTGAAGCAATTGTTAGAAGATCCGGAAGACTTGTTGTTGGAAGGTTGA
- a CDS encoding DUF4352 domain-containing protein produces MKKYLSLLFIGLLVVVMAACSADDKETTEVNEEGFAEEREASEDEESLIPIGETAETEGGSFTYHARNNRLKPIETDSFSINVDKVSVMSGKLSGGFKEYLGQDEIQYIQFDLEVENTSSNSLNFEAYQASIVTSSGEEIEAPDSRLTTKSEDTGELNERFTGGEKKQGAIFFLLEETKAEDVEWVQIKMKAPVDENNEKVGEDIKIKVKL; encoded by the coding sequence ATGAAGAAATACCTATCACTTCTTTTTATAGGATTATTGGTAGTGGTAATGGCAGCTTGTTCAGCAGATGACAAGGAAACTACGGAAGTGAATGAAGAAGGTTTTGCAGAAGAAAGGGAAGCGAGTGAAGATGAGGAAAGCTTGATTCCGATTGGTGAAACTGCAGAAACGGAAGGCGGCAGTTTTACGTACCATGCAAGAAATAATCGCTTAAAGCCAATTGAAACGGATTCCTTTTCCATCAATGTGGACAAAGTATCTGTGATGAGTGGGAAGCTTTCTGGTGGATTTAAGGAATATTTAGGTCAGGATGAAATCCAATATATCCAATTTGATTTAGAAGTGGAAAATACAAGTTCTAATTCCTTGAATTTTGAAGCGTACCAAGCAAGCATTGTAACTAGTTCAGGTGAAGAGATTGAAGCACCAGATTCCCGTTTAACCACCAAGAGTGAAGATACCGGTGAATTGAATGAGAGATTCACTGGCGGCGAAAAGAAACAGGGAGCTATCTTTTTCTTGCTAGAAGAGACGAAAGCAGAAGATGTGGAGTGGGTCCAGATCAAAATGAAAGCGCCTGTGGATGAGAACAATGAGAAGGTTGGGGAAGATATCAAAATTAAGGTGAAGCTATAA
- a CDS encoding Gfo/Idh/MocA family oxidoreductase, translating into MIKTALLSKWHVHAQEYAEEAIQNEHITLTHVWDEQKERGQAWADELGLTFEEEIDNIFRNQEIDAVIVASPTSMHTEIITKAAEHGKHVFTEKVLAETEADARAILQEVEKHGVKLMVSLPRLTAAYYLYTQQVADQGLLGRITTIRCRVAHNGSVPTEQHPEGWLPQHFYDKELCGGGAFIDLGAHPIYLTNRLGGKVKAVTARFKQTFDHEVDDNAVAIVEYQSGALGILETGFVSSGSPFQLEVYGTEGTLMIEDDTIRIRSINLEEGWHSPTQEELPKDAPSAMPQWVSHIRSGTKPDISYQDAYLLTLINDAARRSNEEGRRIEI; encoded by the coding sequence ATGATTAAAACGGCACTACTTAGCAAATGGCATGTTCATGCACAAGAGTATGCAGAAGAAGCGATTCAGAACGAGCACATTACCCTCACACACGTTTGGGATGAGCAAAAAGAAAGAGGCCAAGCTTGGGCAGATGAGCTCGGTCTCACCTTTGAAGAAGAGATCGATAACATTTTTAGGAATCAGGAAATTGATGCGGTCATTGTCGCTTCTCCAACAAGCATGCATACAGAAATCATCACCAAAGCAGCGGAGCACGGCAAGCATGTTTTCACGGAAAAGGTGCTTGCCGAAACGGAAGCAGATGCAAGGGCCATTCTCCAAGAGGTAGAGAAACACGGGGTCAAACTGATGGTTTCCCTGCCTCGTTTAACAGCTGCCTATTATCTATACACGCAACAAGTGGCTGATCAAGGGTTATTGGGGAGGATTACCACCATCCGTTGCCGTGTTGCACACAATGGGTCCGTTCCGACAGAGCAGCACCCCGAAGGTTGGCTGCCACAACACTTTTACGATAAGGAACTATGCGGAGGCGGTGCATTCATCGATCTTGGCGCCCATCCCATCTACCTGACAAACCGTCTTGGCGGAAAAGTGAAAGCGGTAACCGCCCGCTTCAAACAGACCTTTGATCATGAGGTGGATGATAACGCGGTTGCGATTGTTGAGTACCAATCAGGTGCGCTTGGTATCTTAGAAACAGGGTTTGTTTCTTCCGGTAGCCCCTTTCAATTGGAGGTTTATGGAACAGAAGGAACTTTAATGATCGAAGATGATACCATTCGGATTAGAAGTATAAATCTTGAAGAAGGCTGGCATTCACCAACTCAAGAAGAACTCCCTAAGGACGCACCATCTGCAATGCCTCAATGGGTATCACATATCAGGTCAGGGACAAAGCCGGATATCAGCTATCAAGACGCCTATCTGCTCACCTTGATTAACGATGCTGCCCGTCGTTCCAATGAGGAGGGACGGAGAATCGAGATATAA
- a CDS encoding GNAT family N-acetyltransferase — MSHFEITVIPYEPKYAEETIIMWRDSKFGAIGKNEMHSFESHVNFLNQILPMEFTVELAIVDEKVVGMIAYNRLQVSQLYIHSGFQNVGIGKKLLDRAKEQSNGTLTLYTFEVNKIAQRFYEKNGFVIIGGGSDNEENLPDIKYEWKAK, encoded by the coding sequence TTGAGTCATTTTGAAATTACTGTTATTCCCTACGAACCTAAGTATGCCGAAGAAACAATCATCATGTGGCGGGATAGTAAATTTGGGGCTATTGGTAAAAATGAAATGCATAGCTTTGAAAGTCATGTTAACTTTCTGAATCAGATCCTACCCATGGAATTTACCGTTGAACTGGCGATTGTTGATGAAAAAGTGGTTGGGATGATTGCCTATAATAGATTGCAAGTAAGCCAACTATATATTCATAGCGGATTTCAAAATGTTGGGATAGGGAAAAAGTTACTTGATAGAGCAAAAGAACAATCCAATGGAACTTTGACTTTATACACATTTGAGGTAAATAAAATAGCCCAACGATTTTATGAAAAGAATGGGTTTGTCATTATTGGGGGAGGGAGTGATAATGAAGAGAACCTGCCTGATATTAAGTATGAATGGAAAGCTAAATAA
- a CDS encoding SET domain-containing protein, whose translation MIEVKSSPVSDGEFNRGVFATEDIKAGTLFHSAPVISYPNEQHEHIEKTLLADYAFEYGINHSAILLGYGMLFNHSYEPNARYEINFDEHVFDFFAYKDIKAGEEILINYNGDVDEMDPLWFNMEEEEKSK comes from the coding sequence ATGATCGAAGTAAAAAGCTCTCCAGTCAGTGATGGAGAATTCAATAGAGGCGTATTTGCAACAGAGGATATCAAAGCGGGGACTCTGTTTCATTCCGCGCCGGTTATATCCTATCCAAACGAACAGCACGAACATATCGAAAAGACTTTATTAGCAGACTATGCGTTTGAATATGGCATTAACCATTCTGCCATTTTGCTCGGCTATGGCATGCTTTTCAATCATTCATATGAACCAAATGCAAGATATGAAATCAATTTTGATGAACATGTCTTTGACTTTTTTGCTTATAAGGATATCAAAGCTGGTGAGGAGATTCTCATCAACTATAACGGCGATGTCGATGAGATGGACCCTCTTTGGTTTAATATGGAAGAAGAAGAGAAAAGTAAATGA
- the rpsN gene encoding 30S ribosomal protein S14, producing the protein MAKKSKVAKERKRQQLVEQYAEIRRELKAKGDIEGLRKLPRDSSPTRLKNRCEVTGRPRGYIRKFKMSRIAFREFAHKGQVPGVKKASW; encoded by the coding sequence ATGGCAAAAAAATCAAAAGTAGCAAAAGAAAGAAAACGTCAGCAACTGGTTGAGCAATATGCAGAAATTCGCAGAGAATTAAAAGCAAAAGGTGATATCGAAGGCCTTCGCAAGTTGCCACGCGACTCTTCCCCTACCCGCCTGAAAAATCGTTGTGAGGTAACTGGCAGACCGCGGGGTTATATCCGTAAATTCAAAATGTCACGTATTGCATTCCGTGAGTTTGCTCATAAGGGTCAGGTTCCTGGTGTGAAGAAGGCAAGTTGGTAA
- the pssA gene encoding CDP-diacylglycerol--serine O-phosphatidyltransferase, whose protein sequence is MQMRTRLIKSIPNMFTLGNLFCGFLSIGFAAKGEYSNAAILILIGMMLDSMDGRLARMLNADGELGKELDSLADVVTFGVAPSFLVYYTYFYQFGLLGMAIAGLFPLFGAYRLARFNISTTKSSGKYFTGVPITAAGGILALLTLFGNFIPQIVTTVIFTAFCFLMVSKIKIPSFKDVPLPKYGTIVTLFLGASLFIVYKGTYAQYPYLIYIAIPLYIAYLAYRFVKVRGKNRRETD, encoded by the coding sequence ATGCAAATGCGGACGCGTCTTATTAAAAGTATCCCCAACATGTTCACACTGGGGAATTTATTTTGCGGTTTCTTATCGATCGGCTTTGCCGCAAAAGGAGAATACAGTAATGCAGCTATTTTAATCCTTATCGGGATGATGTTAGATAGTATGGACGGACGTCTGGCTAGAATGTTGAATGCAGACGGGGAATTAGGTAAAGAACTCGATTCCTTGGCTGACGTTGTTACATTTGGTGTGGCACCTTCCTTTTTAGTTTATTATACTTATTTTTATCAGTTCGGCTTACTAGGTATGGCCATTGCAGGCTTGTTTCCGCTATTCGGTGCCTACAGATTGGCGCGTTTTAACATTAGTACAACCAAATCTTCCGGAAAATACTTCACAGGGGTTCCGATCACCGCAGCTGGTGGTATCCTTGCACTGTTGACTCTCTTCGGAAACTTTATCCCACAGATTGTAACAACGGTCATTTTCACTGCGTTTTGTTTCCTGATGGTCAGCAAAATAAAGATCCCAAGCTTCAAAGATGTTCCACTTCCAAAGTATGGAACAATTGTCACGTTATTTTTGGGAGCGTCTTTATTTATTGTTTATAAAGGGACTTATGCACAATATCCTTATTTGATTTATATCGCCATTCCATTATACATTGCTTATCTTGCATACAGATTTGTTAAAGTGCGAGGGAAAAATAGGCGGGAGACGGACTGA
- a CDS encoding GNAT family N-acetyltransferase, with the protein MNLRTNRLLIREFNEKDWEAVYEYTSKEEVMNYIPGGIHSKEKAKKFVIENEGAEAENYAVVETESNGVIGHIVFHKYFGGHTYEIGWVFNPSYQGSGYATEAAKEVLAYGFNQLGLHRIIATCQPENIPSYRVMEKIGMRREGFFKKCIPNGEDWWDEYYYAILQEEWK; encoded by the coding sequence ATGAATTTAAGAACCAATAGGTTATTGATAAGGGAATTTAACGAGAAGGATTGGGAAGCAGTCTATGAATACACATCCAAGGAAGAGGTTATGAATTATATACCTGGAGGGATTCATTCAAAAGAAAAAGCAAAAAAATTTGTAATTGAAAACGAAGGTGCTGAGGCCGAAAATTATGCTGTTGTGGAAACAGAGAGTAATGGGGTCATAGGTCATATAGTTTTTCATAAATATTTTGGAGGTCACACATATGAGATTGGGTGGGTGTTTAATCCATCCTACCAAGGCAGTGGGTATGCTACCGAAGCAGCCAAGGAAGTGCTGGCTTATGGATTTAATCAACTAGGTTTACATAGGATCATCGCAACATGTCAGCCTGAGAACATTCCTTCCTATCGTGTGATGGAGAAGATTGGTATGAGAAGAGAAGGATTTTTCAAGAAATGTATCCCAAATGGTGAGGATTGGTGGGACGAGTATTATTACGCTATATTGCAAGAAGAATGGAAATAA
- a CDS encoding MerR family DNA-binding transcriptional regulator, whose amino-acid sequence MYTISQLAKEFDISTRTVRYYEELGLLEPARSEGNQRLFSKKEYARLKLIIRGKRYGFQLDEIKEMVTLFDKDRTGTKQLEKTIEYGTQKIAEVEERIRELTELKEEMKELLTDFQNRLGGEPHDT is encoded by the coding sequence ATGTACACGATCTCACAGCTAGCGAAGGAATTCGATATATCCACCAGAACCGTCCGCTATTATGAGGAGCTGGGCCTCCTTGAACCGGCTCGATCGGAAGGCAATCAGCGGCTATTCTCCAAAAAGGAGTATGCCCGCTTGAAGCTGATAATCAGGGGCAAGCGGTACGGCTTTCAACTCGATGAAATCAAAGAGATGGTCACCTTGTTTGATAAAGACCGCACCGGCACGAAGCAACTTGAAAAGACGATTGAATATGGCACACAGAAAATAGCGGAAGTGGAAGAGCGGATTCGAGAGCTAACCGAACTGAAAGAGGAAATGAAGGAGCTTCTCACAGATTTTCAAAATAGATTGGGAGGGGAACCGCATGACACGTAA
- a CDS encoding acyl-CoA dehydrogenase family protein: MTRNFFTEDKHLQHVLKQHLKPEFYEWAEKELTEFGESCANEIDERAIHTDREGQPKLIKYNKLGEDISEVWVNEGYKKTVEETYNRGIVGYVHKEIPELGQQGNYLYSYAQGYLLSQTEPGFYCPVTLTMATAYLLDHYADQHIKDKFLPHVISTGEVELFEGATFLTERQGGSDVGANETKAVRNSDGSTYLLTGEKYFASNAGQCGVAMVLARMEGAPKGTKGLSLFAVPWRKEDGSGKLNGIEIRRLKDKLGVRAVPSAEVLFHDAEGYLVGEPSKGIYYMMEALNLSRVCNAIASIGIMQRAYTEARNYATSRVTFGDQLINFPMIRESLVDMAVKQEVETSAMFELVALFDRVMRKESKQVSEEEVILNRLLIALLKKETAEQAVHFSHEAIEMHGGNGFIEDFVTPRLLRDAQVLTVWEGTANILGMEVLRLMGRFKVDRIFIDAMRKRLSAIDTLETPMKEPVEQALIRLQELCDFTGSCAPEIQTVYSKKIASLMVKIFESLVALEGANTGDVREKAKAKLFLQVSWKDSDLWFDRDNKKLEYFDLIVNWEESMVGAE, encoded by the coding sequence ATGACACGTAATTTTTTCACAGAGGATAAGCATCTGCAACATGTTCTGAAACAGCACTTAAAACCGGAGTTCTACGAGTGGGCGGAGAAAGAGCTCACAGAATTTGGGGAGAGTTGTGCAAATGAAATTGATGAGCGTGCGATACACACCGATCGGGAAGGTCAGCCCAAGCTCATTAAATACAATAAATTGGGGGAGGACATTTCCGAAGTTTGGGTGAACGAAGGGTACAAGAAGACCGTCGAGGAAACTTATAATAGAGGGATTGTCGGGTATGTGCACAAGGAAATCCCTGAGCTCGGCCAACAAGGAAACTATCTTTATTCCTACGCACAAGGTTACCTCCTTTCCCAAACCGAACCAGGATTCTACTGTCCAGTCACGCTAACCATGGCTACTGCATATCTTTTAGACCATTATGCTGATCAGCACATTAAGGATAAATTCCTGCCTCATGTCATTTCAACTGGAGAAGTGGAGCTCTTTGAGGGAGCAACCTTTCTAACTGAACGACAGGGTGGGTCCGATGTAGGGGCCAACGAGACGAAGGCGGTACGCAATTCGGACGGAAGCACCTATCTTTTGACCGGTGAAAAGTATTTTGCCTCCAATGCTGGGCAGTGTGGTGTAGCTATGGTGTTGGCGAGAATGGAAGGAGCGCCAAAAGGGACGAAGGGGCTCAGCCTGTTTGCTGTGCCTTGGCGGAAGGAAGATGGAAGCGGCAAGTTGAATGGCATTGAAATTAGGCGCCTGAAGGATAAGCTCGGCGTCCGTGCAGTGCCTTCAGCGGAAGTTCTTTTCCATGATGCTGAGGGATACCTTGTTGGGGAACCGTCCAAAGGTATCTATTATATGATGGAAGCTTTGAACCTGTCGCGTGTTTGCAATGCAATTGCGTCGATCGGGATCATGCAAAGAGCATACACGGAAGCACGCAACTATGCGACGAGCCGTGTGACGTTTGGCGATCAATTAATCAATTTTCCGATGATCCGTGAATCATTGGTGGATATGGCTGTAAAGCAAGAGGTGGAAACGAGTGCGATGTTTGAGCTAGTTGCACTTTTTGACCGGGTCATGCGAAAAGAAAGCAAACAAGTGTCAGAAGAAGAGGTCATCCTGAACCGATTGCTGATCGCCCTTTTGAAAAAAGAAACCGCAGAGCAGGCAGTACACTTTTCCCATGAAGCAATTGAAATGCACGGAGGAAATGGATTTATTGAGGATTTCGTGACGCCAAGGCTGCTGCGAGATGCCCAAGTGTTGACGGTATGGGAGGGAACAGCGAATATTCTCGGTATGGAAGTGCTGAGGTTGATGGGTAGATTCAAGGTGGACCGCATTTTCATAGATGCTATGAGAAAAAGGCTTTCTGCTATTGATACCTTGGAAACCCCCATGAAGGAACCGGTCGAACAGGCTTTGATAAGACTGCAGGAGCTTTGTGATTTTACAGGCAGTTGTGCTCCTGAGATTCAGACCGTCTACTCCAAAAAGATTGCCAGTTTGATGGTGAAGATTTTTGAGAGCTTGGTGGCATTAGAGGGTGCAAATACTGGTGATGTCCGTGAAAAGGCGAAGGCGAAATTGTTCCTGCAGGTGAGCTGGAAGGATTCCGACTTGTGGTTTGACAGGGATAATAAGAAGCTGGAATACTTCGACTTGATCGTGAACTGGGAAGAGAGCATGGTTGGTGCGGAGTAA